In Oryzihumus leptocrescens, the following are encoded in one genomic region:
- a CDS encoding SDR family oxidoreductase, which translates to MGLHDHTVAIVTGASRGIGFGIAERLVAEGARVVLTGRKPEALDEAVERLGGVEHALGVAGHADDADHQDQVIATAREVFGRLDLLVNNTGINPAYGPMIDTGVDTARKILEVNVLSAFEWTRKAVGSGLGQVDDRGRPTGAVVNVASIAGLGATGMLGWYAVSKAALIHLTTELGHQLGPEVRVNAVAPAVVKTQFAEALYAGREEKVAAAYPLKRLGVPEDVAGAVSFLLSRDASWITGQTLVIDGGVTLGGAL; encoded by the coding sequence GTGGGCCTGCACGACCACACCGTCGCCATCGTCACCGGAGCCAGCCGCGGCATCGGGTTCGGCATCGCCGAGCGCCTCGTCGCCGAGGGGGCCAGGGTGGTCCTCACCGGCCGCAAGCCCGAGGCGCTCGACGAGGCGGTCGAGCGCCTCGGCGGGGTCGAGCATGCGCTCGGCGTCGCCGGCCACGCCGACGACGCCGACCACCAGGACCAGGTCATCGCCACCGCCCGCGAGGTCTTCGGCCGGCTCGACCTGCTCGTCAACAACACCGGCATCAACCCGGCCTACGGGCCGATGATCGACACCGGCGTCGACACCGCCCGCAAGATCCTCGAGGTCAACGTGCTCAGCGCGTTCGAGTGGACCCGCAAGGCCGTGGGCAGCGGACTCGGCCAGGTCGACGACCGCGGCCGCCCGACCGGCGCCGTGGTCAACGTCGCCTCGATCGCCGGGCTCGGCGCCACCGGGATGCTCGGCTGGTATGCCGTGTCCAAGGCCGCCCTGATCCACCTCACCACCGAGCTCGGGCACCAGCTCGGTCCCGAGGTGCGCGTCAACGCCGTCGCCCCGGCCGTGGTCAAGACGCAGTTCGCCGAGGCGCTCTACGCCGGGCGTGAGGAGAAGGTGGCTGCGGCCTACCCGCTCAAGCGGCTCGGCGTGCCCGAGGACGTCGCCGGGGCCGTGTCGTTCCTGCTCTCCCGCGACGCCTCGTGGATCACCGGCCAGACCCTGGTCATCGACGGCGGCGTCACGCTGGGCGGCGCCCTGTGA